GGATGCAGATATTGCCGCTCGCCGCCAGTGCCCGGCAACAGATCATCAACGCGCCCGACTGGATCGGCGTCGCCATGCAGCTGTTGCGCAGCCTTTAGCAGCGACAACTGCGATGCGCATCCTGACACTGGCCACGCTCTATCCCAATCCATCGCAGCCGAATTTCGGCATTTTTGTCGCGCGCCAGGCCCAGCATCTGCACCGGTTGCCCGACACCGATGTGACGGTCATCAATCCGGTCAGCCTGCCGCCCTTTCCATTAAGCCGATTGCAACGCTTTCGCTATGCGGCGCGGCTATCGGGCGATGGCATTGAGGCGCAACCGGGCGATTGCCCACCAATCCACCGCGTCGCGTTTCAGTCGATGCCTGGCATGGCTGCGCGCAACAATGCGGCGAGCATTGCCCGTGCCGTCATGCCGCTGGCGAAGAAGCTGCATGCCGCGCAACCGTTCAACCTGATCGATGCCGAATTCTTCTATCCCGATGGACCTGCTGCGGCATTGATCGCCGACGCACTGGGCGTTCCCTACACCATCAAGGCACGGGGTGCGGATATCCACTATTGGGGTATCCAGACCGCCAGCGCCAAACAGATACTGCCTGCCGCCCAAGGTGCGGCGGCGCTGCTGGCGGTGTCGCAGGCTCTGGCCGACGATATGGCAGCGCTGGGAATGGCGCGCGACAAGATCCATGTCCATTATACCGGCTGCGACCAGCAGCGTTTTCATCCCGATGCCGAGCGGACAATCCCCCTGCCTTTCGCTGATAACACACCTTATGCCATCACTGTCGGTGCGCTGATCGCGCGCAAGAACCCGCATCTGATTATCGAAGCGCTACAGGCGGTGCCCGATATGCATCATGTCTTTGTCGGCGATGGCGAAGAGCGCGAGCGGCTCGAACGCCAAGCGGCGGCGTTGGCTCTGACCGAACGCGTGCATTTTCTCGGAGCCGTGCCGCATGACAGCCTGCCCGGCCTGCTCGCAGGCGCGAGCATGCTGGTGCTGCCATCACAATCTGAAGGGCTGGCCAATGCCTGGGTCGAGGCGCTGGCCTGCGGCACGCCGATTGTCATCAGCGAGGCTGGCGGCGCGCGCGAGCTGGTAACCAGCGATGTTGCGGGGCGGATTGTGGCGCAGCAGCCGGACGCGATTGCCGAGGCGATGCGTGCGCTGCTTGATCAATCACCCGATCCGCAACAGGTGCGCGGTAGCGTGACCCATTTCACCTGGGAACGTAATGCCGAGGAATTACGGGCAATATTTGCCAGGGTATCAGCTCTGGACGGTCAGCCCAGTGGATAGAGCGCGGCGCTGATCCAGCGCTCCTCAGCACGCATCAGGCCCCAGGTACGGGCAGCAGCACGGCTGTCCATCACCTCAAGGCCGATATTGCGTTCCTCCAGCGCTCGGCGTAGCGCCGCAGGCGGATGTTCAAGCCTTGGACCGGAACCGAGCAG
Above is a genomic segment from Pseudomonadota bacterium containing:
- a CDS encoding glycosyltransferase; this encodes MRILTLATLYPNPSQPNFGIFVARQAQHLHRLPDTDVTVINPVSLPPFPLSRLQRFRYAARLSGDGIEAQPGDCPPIHRVAFQSMPGMAARNNAASIARAVMPLAKKLHAAQPFNLIDAEFFYPDGPAAALIADALGVPYTIKARGADIHYWGIQTASAKQILPAAQGAAALLAVSQALADDMAALGMARDKIHVHYTGCDQQRFHPDAERTIPLPFADNTPYAITVGALIARKNPHLIIEALQAVPDMHHVFVGDGEERERLERQAAALALTERVHFLGAVPHDSLPGLLAGASMLVLPSQSEGLANAWVEALACGTPIVISEAGGARELVTSDVAGRIVAQQPDAIAEAMRALLDQSPDPQQVRGSVTHFTWERNAEELRAIFARVSALDGQPSG